A DNA window from Micromonospora sp. NBC_01739 contains the following coding sequences:
- a CDS encoding SRPBCC family protein: MVYAERGISAPPEVVFNTATDPDRSAAWLPEPLRSAVRDGDSDGLRARWRSRDTDWTAELKVTPQDTGGTRAGLDLSGAGQPDRLADEALANLAREVADNLQAG; the protein is encoded by the coding sequence ATGGTCTACGCCGAGCGGGGGATCTCCGCACCGCCAGAGGTGGTCTTCAACACCGCTACCGACCCGGACCGGAGTGCCGCCTGGCTGCCCGAGCCGCTGCGATCCGCCGTACGCGACGGGGACTCGGACGGGCTGCGGGCCCGCTGGCGTTCGCGCGACACGGACTGGACGGCGGAGCTGAAGGTGACCCCGCAGGACACCGGCGGCACCCGGGCCGGGCTGGACCTGTCCGGTGCGGGCCAACCCGACCGGCTGGCCGACGAAGCGCTGGCGAACCTGGCCCGAGAGGTGGCCGACAACCTCCAGGCCGGCTGA
- a CDS encoding DUF1360 domain-containing protein, producing MSLLKQKVNRLRQAYAPHEHRPLGGYLAAMGTYAGAAGAIAALVRATGRTVPERPATSDVVLLSIATHKLSRLLSKDAVTSPLRAPFTRYDHPIGSGEVMEQVRDSGSSTRHAIGELLSCPFCLAVWVATGFTGGLVLAPRLTRLVATALTAVAASDFLQMGYAMAQQGAEGRHHAEQE from the coding sequence GTGAGCTTGCTGAAACAGAAGGTGAACAGGCTGCGCCAGGCGTACGCCCCGCACGAGCATCGCCCGTTGGGCGGGTACCTGGCCGCCATGGGCACCTACGCCGGGGCGGCGGGAGCGATCGCCGCCCTGGTCAGGGCGACCGGACGGACCGTGCCGGAGCGGCCGGCCACCTCCGATGTGGTGCTCCTGTCGATCGCCACCCACAAACTCAGCCGGTTGCTGTCCAAGGACGCCGTGACCAGTCCCCTGCGGGCCCCCTTCACCCGCTACGACCATCCGATCGGCAGCGGGGAGGTGATGGAGCAGGTACGCGACTCCGGCAGCTCCACCCGGCACGCGATCGGCGAACTGCTCAGCTGCCCCTTCTGCCTGGCCGTCTGGGTGGCCACCGGGTTCACCGGGGGTCTGGTGCTGGCCCCCCGACTGACCCGGCTGGTCGCCACCGCCCTGACCGCGGTGGCCGCCTCCGACTTCCTCCAGATGGGGTACGCGATGGCCCAGCAGGGCGCGGAAGGGCGGCACCACGCCGAGCAGGAATGA
- a CDS encoding 3-deoxy-7-phosphoheptulonate synthase, whose protein sequence is MPTVTTPENRRVIDQRIDHVVPLTTPALLHHELPLDEELTTAVVAGRRATAQVLDRVDDRLLVVVGPCSVHDPAAALEYAHRLRTAADRLSEDLLVVMRVYFEKPRSTVGWKGLINDPGLDGSGDVNSGLRLARALLLDVVRLGLPVGCEFLDPITPQYIADTVAWGAIGARTVESQVHRQLASGLSMPIGMKNRPDGSIATAVDAIRAAGVPHVFPGIDVSGTPAIMHTRGNADGHLVLRGGGGRPNYDAASVAGALDLLRAAGLPERLVVDASHANSGKDHRNQPAVVADVAGQIAAGQRGIVGIMLESFLVPGRQDLDPTRELTYGQSITDACIGWDTTDEVLTELAAAVRARRATRPSADPHVLTTPA, encoded by the coding sequence ATGCCCACCGTGACGACCCCGGAAAACCGTCGCGTCATCGATCAGCGGATCGACCATGTCGTACCGCTGACCACCCCGGCGCTGCTGCACCACGAACTCCCCCTGGACGAGGAGCTGACCACGGCCGTGGTCGCCGGCCGACGCGCCACCGCCCAGGTCCTCGACCGCGTCGACGACCGCCTGCTCGTGGTGGTCGGCCCCTGCTCGGTGCACGACCCCGCCGCCGCCCTGGAGTACGCCCACCGGCTGCGTACGGCGGCCGACCGCCTCTCCGAGGACCTGTTAGTGGTGATGCGGGTCTACTTCGAGAAGCCGCGCTCCACGGTCGGCTGGAAGGGCCTGATCAACGACCCCGGCCTGGACGGCTCCGGGGATGTCAACTCCGGCCTCCGGCTGGCCCGGGCCCTCCTGCTCGACGTGGTTCGCCTCGGCCTTCCGGTCGGCTGCGAGTTCCTCGACCCGATCACCCCGCAGTACATCGCCGACACGGTGGCCTGGGGGGCGATCGGCGCCCGCACGGTGGAGAGCCAGGTGCACCGGCAGCTGGCCTCCGGGCTGTCCATGCCGATCGGCATGAAGAACCGTCCCGACGGCAGCATCGCCACCGCGGTGGACGCGATCCGGGCGGCCGGGGTGCCCCACGTCTTCCCCGGCATCGACGTCTCCGGCACCCCGGCGATCATGCACACCCGGGGCAACGCGGACGGTCACCTGGTGCTGCGCGGCGGCGGCGGGCGACCCAACTACGACGCCGCCTCGGTGGCCGGGGCCCTGGACCTGCTGCGCGCCGCCGGCCTGCCCGAGCGGCTGGTGGTGGACGCCAGCCACGCCAACAGCGGCAAGGACCACCGCAACCAGCCGGCCGTGGTCGCCGACGTGGCCGGGCAGATCGCCGCCGGTCAGCGGGGCATCGTCGGAATCATGCTGGAGAGTTTCCTGGTCCCCGGCCGCCAGGACCTCGACCCCACCCGGGAACTGACCTACGGCCAGTCGATCACGGACGCCTGCATCGGCTGGGACACCACCGACGAGGTGCTCACCGAACTCGCCGCCGCGGTACGCGCCCGCCGGGCCACCCGCCCCAGCGCGGACCCGCACGTCCTGACCACCCCCGCCTGA
- a CDS encoding M16 family metallopeptidase: MPDSGYPWPISTTRLDNGLRVVVSEDRTAPAVAVNLWYDVGSRHEPAGQTGFAHLFEHLMFEGSVNVAKTEHMKLVQGAGGSLNATTNPDRTNYFETVPAEHLELALWLEADRMGGLVPALTQETLDNQREVVKNERRQRYENVPYGDAWLRLLPLLYPPGHPYHHATIGSMADLNAADLATFQAFHQTYYAPNNAVLTVVGDTTVDEVVRLAEKYFGAVEPRAEIPPAPDGRTVPATGVPAVEEVVTEVPAPRVYVAHRTHPFGSPGYDVVTVLATVLGSGRGSRLYQRLADGERIAQPDLVGAYGVDLAHAPAPLIATVTARPGIGSERLTEGLTQVVDELATVPVTPTELERAKALLTTSWWRQMSTVDGRADVLGRYATQFGDPATAAERLPAWQAVTAEQIAEVAAEVLTADDRVTLIYRPEEKP; this comes from the coding sequence ATGCCCGACAGCGGTTACCCCTGGCCCATCTCCACGACCCGACTCGACAACGGCCTGCGTGTGGTGGTCAGCGAGGACCGCACCGCACCCGCGGTCGCGGTCAACCTCTGGTACGACGTCGGCTCGCGCCACGAGCCGGCCGGACAGACCGGCTTCGCCCACCTGTTCGAGCACCTGATGTTCGAGGGCTCGGTGAATGTCGCGAAGACCGAGCACATGAAGCTGGTGCAGGGGGCGGGCGGTTCGCTCAACGCCACCACCAATCCGGATCGGACGAACTACTTCGAGACGGTCCCGGCCGAGCACCTGGAGTTGGCGCTCTGGCTGGAGGCGGACCGGATGGGCGGCCTGGTGCCGGCCCTGACCCAGGAGACGCTGGACAACCAGCGGGAAGTGGTCAAGAACGAGCGCCGGCAACGCTACGAGAACGTGCCCTACGGCGACGCGTGGCTGCGGCTGCTGCCGCTGCTCTATCCGCCGGGGCATCCGTACCACCACGCCACCATCGGTTCGATGGCCGATCTGAACGCCGCCGACCTGGCCACCTTCCAGGCCTTCCACCAGACCTACTACGCACCGAACAACGCGGTGCTCACCGTGGTCGGTGACACCACCGTGGACGAGGTCGTCAGGCTGGCCGAGAAGTACTTCGGCGCCGTCGAGCCCCGCGCGGAGATCCCGCCGGCACCGGACGGCCGCACCGTGCCGGCCACCGGCGTTCCGGCGGTCGAGGAGGTGGTCACCGAGGTGCCGGCACCCCGGGTGTACGTGGCACACCGGACCCACCCCTTCGGCAGCCCCGGCTACGACGTGGTGACCGTGCTGGCCACCGTCCTCGGCAGCGGTCGGGGCAGCCGGCTCTACCAGCGGCTGGCCGACGGCGAACGGATCGCCCAACCGGACCTGGTCGGGGCGTACGGGGTGGATCTGGCGCACGCCCCGGCACCCCTGATCGCCACCGTCACCGCCCGCCCCGGGATCGGCAGCGAGCGGCTGACCGAGGGGCTGACCCAGGTGGTCGACGAACTGGCCACCGTGCCGGTGACCCCCACCGAACTGGAGCGCGCCAAGGCGTTGCTGACCACCTCCTGGTGGCGGCAGATGTCGACTGTGGATGGTCGGGCGGACGTGCTGGGCCGCTACGCCACCCAGTTCGGCGACCCGGCCACCGCGGCCGAGCGGCTGCCGGCCTGGCAGGCGGTCACCGCCGAGCAGATCGCCGAGGTGGCCGCCGAGGTGCTGACCGCCGACGACCGGGTCACCCTGATCTACCGCCCCGAGGAGAAGCCATGA
- a CDS encoding M16 family metallopeptidase — MTLIAERPGPGAARPYRFPQVVRRTVAGGQVIAAHLPGQNLAVAVLLLDAGAGREPVGKEGLGGVLSKALEEGTSQRDATAYALAIEALGTELVTGLDWDSFQVSVQVPVERLGAAVELLAEAVRTPKLDPDDVRRVRDDEATALRMDWANPGPRADAVLRADLFGIDNRLGRPLYGDPDSVAALDVEDVTVFHSEWFIRPGTLVVAGDLDRIDLDALAVTAFAGTGGGPVDRGGPIEVPVRTGRRIILVDRPGSVQSTLRLGHPGPHRGHPDHVPIVLAGTVLGGAFTSRLNHLIREVRGYTYGIRGDFASSRRYGRFAVSSGVQTAVTAPALVESVGEIARTQAGGVTEDELAVARSWRAGQLSVELQSPRAIAGALTTLAVHDLPDDYHARLRQALLDADVAQVSAAAATHLYPEALTLVVEGDAALIRDELVATGLGEVIDHASA; from the coding sequence ATGACTCTGATCGCCGAACGTCCCGGTCCGGGCGCGGCTCGTCCGTACCGGTTCCCGCAGGTGGTCCGTCGGACCGTGGCCGGCGGTCAGGTGATCGCCGCGCATCTGCCCGGGCAGAACCTGGCCGTGGCGGTGCTGCTGCTGGACGCGGGAGCGGGCCGGGAGCCGGTCGGCAAGGAGGGGCTGGGCGGGGTGCTGTCCAAGGCCCTGGAGGAGGGCACGAGTCAGCGGGACGCCACCGCGTACGCCCTGGCCATCGAGGCCCTGGGCACCGAACTGGTGACCGGGCTGGACTGGGACAGCTTCCAGGTCAGTGTGCAGGTCCCGGTGGAGCGGCTGGGCGCGGCCGTGGAACTGCTCGCCGAGGCGGTGCGTACCCCGAAGTTGGACCCGGACGATGTGCGGCGGGTCCGGGACGACGAGGCGACGGCGTTGCGGATGGACTGGGCCAACCCCGGCCCGCGCGCCGACGCGGTGCTGCGCGCCGACCTGTTCGGCATCGACAACCGGTTGGGCCGGCCCTTGTACGGGGACCCGGACTCGGTGGCCGCCCTGGACGTCGAGGACGTCACCGTCTTCCACTCGGAGTGGTTCATCCGCCCCGGCACCCTGGTGGTCGCCGGTGACCTGGACCGGATCGACCTGGACGCCCTGGCCGTGACCGCCTTCGCCGGCACCGGGGGTGGGCCGGTGGACCGGGGTGGGCCGATCGAGGTCCCGGTGCGTACCGGTCGTCGGATCATCCTGGTGGACCGACCGGGGTCGGTGCAGTCGACCCTGCGCCTGGGCCACCCCGGGCCCCACCGGGGGCACCCGGACCATGTGCCGATCGTGCTGGCCGGCACGGTGCTCGGTGGCGCCTTCACCTCCCGGCTGAATCACCTGATCCGGGAGGTACGGGGCTACACGTACGGCATCCGGGGTGATTTCGCCTCCTCCCGCCGCTACGGCCGGTTCGCGGTCAGCTCCGGGGTGCAGACCGCGGTCACCGCGCCCGCCCTGGTGGAGTCGGTCGGGGAGATCGCCCGCACCCAGGCCGGTGGGGTGACCGAGGACGAGCTGGCGGTGGCCCGGTCCTGGCGGGCCGGGCAGCTGTCGGTGGAGTTGCAGAGCCCTCGGGCGATCGCCGGGGCCCTGACCACCCTGGCGGTGCACGACCTGCCGGACGACTACCACGCCCGGCTGCGTCAGGCCCTGCTCGACGCCGACGTGGCGCAGGTGTCGGCGGCCGCCGCCACCCACCTGTACCCGGAGGCGCTGACCCTGGTGGTGGAGGGGGACGCCGCCCTCATCCGGGACGAACTGGTGGCCACCGGGCTGGGGGAGGTGATCGACCACGCGTCGGCGTAG
- a CDS encoding aspartate-semialdehyde dehydrogenase: MRIGIVGATGQVGGVMRQVLADREFPAEQVRLFASARSVGRTLPWRGGEVAVEDAATSDYSGLDIVLFSAGKGTATELAPRVAAAGAVVIDNSSAFRTDPQVPLVVAEVNPHAIAVRPKGIIANPNCTTMAAMPVLRPLHEEAELVSLVVSTYQAVSGAGLAGVAELDEQVRKVAEGATGLTYDGAAVEFPAPRSFARPIAFNVLPLAGSIVEDGSAETDEEQKLRNESRRILEIPGLKVSGTCVRVPVFTGHSLQINARFARPISPQRAAELLDGAPGVALSEVPTPLQAAGQDPTFVGRIRADETVEHGLALFCSNDNLRKGAALNAVQIAELVAAEL; this comes from the coding sequence ATGAGGATCGGCATTGTGGGGGCCACCGGCCAGGTCGGTGGCGTTATGCGGCAGGTGTTGGCGGATCGGGAGTTCCCGGCGGAGCAGGTGCGGCTTTTCGCCTCGGCCCGCTCGGTCGGGCGCACCCTGCCGTGGCGGGGCGGGGAGGTGGCCGTCGAGGACGCGGCCACCTCGGACTACTCGGGGCTGGACATCGTCCTCTTCTCGGCCGGTAAGGGCACCGCCACGGAGCTGGCCCCCCGGGTCGCCGCGGCCGGTGCGGTCGTCATCGACAACTCCTCGGCCTTCCGGACGGACCCGCAGGTGCCGCTGGTCGTCGCCGAGGTCAACCCGCACGCCATCGCCGTACGCCCCAAGGGCATCATCGCCAACCCGAACTGCACCACCATGGCCGCGATGCCGGTGCTGCGTCCGCTACACGAGGAGGCGGAGCTGGTCAGCCTGGTCGTCTCCACCTACCAGGCGGTCTCCGGTGCCGGCCTGGCCGGCGTCGCCGAGCTGGACGAGCAGGTCCGCAAGGTGGCCGAGGGCGCTACCGGCCTGACCTACGACGGTGCCGCAGTGGAGTTCCCCGCGCCGCGTTCGTTCGCCCGCCCGATCGCCTTCAACGTGCTGCCGCTCGCCGGTTCGATCGTCGAGGACGGTTCGGCGGAGACCGACGAGGAGCAGAAGCTGCGCAACGAGAGCCGCCGGATCCTGGAGATCCCCGGCCTGAAGGTCTCCGGCACCTGTGTCCGGGTGCCGGTCTTCACCGGGCACTCGCTGCAGATCAACGCCCGGTTCGCCCGGCCGATCAGCCCGCAGCGCGCCGCCGAGCTGCTCGACGGTGCCCCCGGTGTGGCGCTCAGCGAGGTACCCACCCCGTTGCAGGCGGCCGGGCAGGACCCGACCTTCGTGGGCCGGATCCGGGCCGACGAGACCGTCGAGCACGGTTTGGCGCTGTTCTGCTCCAACGACAACCTGCGCAAGGGTGCCGCCCTCAACGCCGTGCAGATCGCCGAGCTGGTCGCCGCCGAACTCTAG
- a CDS encoding CBS domain-containing protein, which yields MTTVGEFMTTRLVTMDGNDTLVAAAQEMRDAAIGDVVVTDGDNVIGIITDRDITIRAVAENLDPNTTRLHQLTTKDVITVSQYDNVISAADLMRTYAIRRLPVVEDDRLIGLVSMGDLAVEREPQSVLADISADDPNN from the coding sequence ATGACAACGGTCGGAGAGTTCATGACCACCCGGTTGGTGACCATGGACGGCAACGACACCCTTGTCGCGGCCGCCCAGGAGATGCGTGACGCTGCGATCGGCGACGTGGTGGTGACCGATGGCGACAACGTGATCGGCATCATCACGGACCGGGACATCACGATCCGGGCGGTGGCCGAGAACCTGGACCCGAACACCACCCGGCTGCACCAGCTCACCACCAAGGACGTGATCACGGTCAGCCAGTACGACAACGTGATCTCCGCCGCCGACCTGATGCGTACCTACGCCATCCGGCGGCTACCGGTGGTCGAGGACGACCGGCTGATCGGTCTGGTGTCCATGGGTGACCTGGCCGTCGAGCGGGAACCCCAGTCCGTGCTGGCCGACATCAGCGCCGACGACCCGAACAACTGA
- a CDS encoding SCP2 sterol-binding domain-containing protein, whose amino-acid sequence MGEATVRFFEELDRQGYDPLLAKLSGTVRLDLHEGPQTTHWLIRIDRGRLRISREDMAADTVVGTSPELFDDMVLGRENGLAALLRGDMTITGDARLVVQLDRILPGPADSRGPRRYRKERP is encoded by the coding sequence ATGGGGGAAGCGACCGTGCGGTTCTTCGAGGAACTCGACCGGCAGGGGTACGACCCCCTGCTGGCGAAGCTCTCCGGAACCGTGCGCCTGGACCTGCACGAGGGGCCCCAGACCACGCACTGGCTGATCCGGATCGACCGGGGTCGGCTGCGGATCAGCCGGGAGGACATGGCGGCGGACACGGTGGTCGGCACCAGCCCGGAACTGTTCGATGACATGGTCCTCGGACGGGAGAACGGGCTGGCCGCGTTGCTGCGGGGAGACATGACCATCACCGGTGACGCCCGCCTGGTCGTGCAACTGGATCGGATCCTCCCCGGGCCTGCGGACAGCCGGGGACCGCGTCGCTACCGGAAGGAGAGGCCCTGA